The proteins below are encoded in one region of Streptomyces cyanogenus:
- a CDS encoding SpoIIE family protein phosphatase — protein sequence MAGSDEQAVRTRARLTALLADASTGALTAAGGRAAGVYLRSGIPGLLRLAVLVGLPGPLFKPWWRLHVDRPFPVADAYRLGVQVILPNATETMRRYPQFAAGLPFPFGSVHVAVPGRAEPLGVLTVLHPAMADTVDELLDREALTRLADRLGAELLDLTGGNERAVSWDAEPLCLRPPASPPTGAAVGRFSWDPATSVVRADDRLHALLGLRPGEFAGTAAALADAVAPADAHQVLAALRDAAAGKPPDAPLSLRARDGTQRLLDLWPAEADGAGPPVGGVVFEPGTSASADGAADLLPEGVFCLDRLGLIVYVNPAAARLAGRPREALLGRPLWEALPWLTGPPYDDHLRGALLSPEPVRFHARRPAGDREEADEGDWLAVSVHPGTDLLACTLVPASRMDATREAVSEPPVAPGTVGRGHSMAPLYRPIALAIALTDAVTARQVSEVVMQELLPAFGGRQLAIYLLQERHLYLAWETGFPQGFLAPFEGVGLDAHLPGVETLTTGRPLFFESMAQIAASYPGIALDADEGARAFLPLIASGRPVGSCILGFDCSRSFSTEERTVLTALAGLIAHALERARRYDDEAALARGLQQALLPRRLSAHPRVETAGRYLPGTQGMDVGGDWYDVVEAGDGLALVIGDVQGHGVQAAATMGQLRSAVRAFALSDRPPDEVLSGSNRLLIDLDPGQFASCCYLRLDPLTGRARIARAGHPPPLLRAPDGSTRLLDIPGGVVLGVDPRARYPVTELLLEPDAILALYTDGLVERPGADIDEGITALRRALAEAGATAGRPGGRSLAGVADRLTATARHATGRPDDVALLLAARRAVPDL from the coding sequence ATGGCTGGGAGCGACGAGCAGGCCGTCCGTACGCGGGCCCGGCTGACCGCGCTGCTGGCCGACGCCTCGACCGGCGCCCTCACCGCGGCCGGCGGGCGGGCTGCGGGTGTCTACCTGCGGTCCGGTATCCCGGGCCTGCTGCGCCTCGCCGTGCTCGTGGGACTGCCCGGCCCGCTGTTCAAGCCGTGGTGGCGGCTGCACGTCGACCGTCCGTTCCCCGTCGCCGACGCCTACCGGCTCGGCGTCCAGGTGATCCTCCCGAACGCCACCGAGACCATGCGCCGGTACCCGCAGTTCGCGGCCGGTCTGCCCTTCCCGTTCGGGTCCGTGCACGTGGCGGTGCCGGGCCGGGCCGAGCCGCTCGGCGTGCTCACCGTGCTGCACCCGGCGATGGCGGACACCGTGGACGAACTCCTCGACCGGGAAGCCCTCACCCGGCTCGCCGACCGCCTGGGCGCCGAACTCCTCGACCTGACCGGCGGCAACGAGAGAGCGGTGTCCTGGGACGCGGAGCCGCTGTGCCTGCGACCGCCCGCGAGCCCGCCCACGGGAGCCGCCGTAGGCCGGTTCAGCTGGGACCCGGCGACGTCCGTGGTCCGCGCGGACGACCGGCTGCACGCCCTCCTCGGGCTGCGCCCCGGTGAGTTCGCGGGGACGGCGGCGGCCCTCGCGGACGCCGTGGCCCCGGCCGACGCGCACCAGGTCCTGGCCGCGCTGCGCGACGCCGCCGCCGGGAAACCGCCGGACGCACCGCTCAGCCTGCGCGCCCGGGACGGCACACAGCGGCTGCTGGACCTGTGGCCGGCCGAAGCCGACGGGGCCGGACCGCCGGTCGGCGGGGTGGTGTTCGAACCCGGTACGTCCGCCTCCGCGGACGGCGCGGCCGACCTGCTGCCGGAGGGCGTTTTCTGCCTGGACCGGCTGGGGCTGATCGTGTACGTCAACCCGGCCGCGGCCCGGCTCGCGGGCCGGCCGCGGGAGGCGCTGCTCGGCCGGCCGCTGTGGGAGGCCCTGCCCTGGCTGACCGGGCCGCCGTACGACGACCATCTGCGCGGTGCCCTGCTCTCGCCCGAGCCGGTGCGCTTCCACGCCCGGCGGCCGGCCGGGGACCGGGAGGAAGCCGACGAGGGCGACTGGCTGGCCGTGTCGGTGCACCCCGGTACGGACCTGCTGGCCTGCACACTCGTCCCGGCCAGCCGCATGGACGCCACACGGGAAGCGGTCTCCGAGCCGCCCGTGGCGCCGGGCACGGTGGGCCGCGGTCACTCGATGGCGCCGTTGTACCGGCCGATCGCGCTGGCCATCGCGCTGACGGACGCGGTGACGGCCCGGCAGGTGTCGGAGGTGGTGATGCAGGAGCTGCTGCCCGCGTTCGGCGGCCGGCAGCTGGCCATCTACCTGCTCCAGGAACGGCATCTGTACCTGGCCTGGGAGACCGGGTTCCCGCAGGGCTTCCTCGCCCCGTTCGAAGGCGTCGGCCTCGATGCCCACCTGCCCGGGGTGGAGACGCTGACCACCGGCCGGCCGCTGTTCTTCGAGTCCATGGCGCAGATCGCGGCGTCGTATCCGGGGATCGCGCTCGACGCGGACGAGGGGGCGCGTGCCTTCCTGCCGCTGATCGCCTCGGGCCGGCCGGTCGGCTCCTGCATCCTCGGCTTCGACTGCTCGCGCAGCTTCAGCACGGAGGAACGTACCGTGCTCACTGCGCTCGCCGGACTGATCGCGCACGCCCTGGAACGGGCCCGGCGGTACGACGACGAGGCGGCCCTCGCCCGCGGTCTGCAGCAGGCGCTGCTGCCGCGGCGGCTGTCGGCGCACCCGCGGGTGGAGACCGCGGGCCGCTATCTGCCGGGCACGCAGGGCATGGACGTGGGCGGCGACTGGTACGACGTGGTCGAGGCCGGGGACGGGCTCGCGCTGGTCATCGGCGATGTGCAGGGGCACGGGGTGCAGGCGGCGGCCACCATGGGCCAGCTGCGCAGCGCGGTCCGCGCGTTCGCGCTGAGCGACCGGCCGCCGGACGAGGTGCTGAGCGGCTCCAACCGTCTGCTGATCGACCTGGATCCGGGCCAGTTCGCCAGCTGCTGCTATCTGCGGCTGGACCCCCTCACCGGCCGGGCCCGGATCGCCCGCGCCGGCCATCCGCCGCCGCTGCTGCGCGCCCCCGACGGCAGCACCCGGCTGCTGGACATACCCGGCGGTGTCGTCCTCGGGGTGGATCCGCGCGCCCGGTACCCGGTGACCGAGCTGCTGCTGGAGCCGGACGCGATCCTCGCCCTGTACACCGACGGCCTGGTGGAGCGGCCCGGCGCCGACATCGACGAGGGCATCACGGCGCTGCGGCGGGCGCTCGCCGAGGCCGGCGCCACCGCCGGCCGGCCCGGCGGGCGGTCGCTGGCCGGGGTCGCCGACCGGCTCACGGCCACCGCCCGGCACGCCACCGGCCGCCCCGACGACGTGGCCCTCCTCCTCGCCGCCCGACGTGCGGTCCCCGACCTCTGA
- the prcB gene encoding proteasome subunit beta, translating into MQGNDSAGLPSAAFFTPGSSSFTEFLATHRPRLLPTAPPLPAGARIAPDRFPHGTTVLALTYRDGVLIAGDRRATMGNLIAQRDLEKVHPADDHTAVAFAGTVGLALDMVRLYQVELTHFEKVEGVPMTLGAKATRLAAMIRQNLAQAMQGLVVVPLLVGYDLTAPDGGRGRIFGFDAAGGLYEKQHFHAEGSGSPYARGALKKLYRPDLTRREAALAALQALYDAADDDSATGGPDLNRRIFPVVSVITEDGFERLPEPETGELSRETVRQRAGRPDGPHATA; encoded by the coding sequence ATGCAGGGGAACGACAGCGCGGGACTGCCGAGCGCGGCCTTCTTCACACCGGGATCGTCGTCCTTCACCGAGTTCCTGGCCACGCACCGCCCCCGGCTGCTGCCCACCGCACCTCCGCTCCCGGCCGGCGCCCGGATCGCGCCCGACCGGTTCCCGCACGGCACCACCGTGCTCGCCCTGACCTACCGCGACGGTGTGCTGATCGCCGGGGACCGCCGGGCCACGATGGGCAACCTCATCGCCCAGCGCGACCTGGAGAAGGTGCACCCCGCCGACGACCACACCGCCGTCGCCTTCGCCGGCACCGTCGGCCTCGCCCTCGACATGGTGCGGCTCTACCAGGTGGAGCTGACCCATTTCGAGAAGGTGGAGGGCGTCCCGATGACCCTCGGGGCCAAGGCGACCCGGCTCGCGGCCATGATCCGGCAGAACCTCGCCCAGGCCATGCAGGGTCTCGTCGTCGTCCCGCTGCTCGTGGGCTACGACCTCACCGCGCCCGACGGCGGACGCGGCCGGATCTTCGGCTTCGACGCGGCCGGCGGGCTGTACGAGAAGCAGCACTTCCATGCCGAGGGCAGCGGCTCCCCGTACGCCCGGGGCGCCCTGAAGAAGCTGTACCGGCCGGACCTGACCCGCCGGGAGGCGGCCCTCGCCGCGCTCCAGGCGCTGTACGACGCGGCCGACGACGACTCGGCCACCGGTGGTCCCGACCTGAACCGCCGTATCTTCCCGGTCGTCTCCGTCATCACCGAGGACGGCTTCGAGCGGCTGCCGGAGCCGGAGACCGGGGAACTCAGCCGCGAGACGGTCCGGCAGCGCGCCGGCCGCCCGGACGGACCGCACGCCACGGCCTGA
- a CDS encoding glycoside hydrolase family 15 protein has product MAETPYPEDAPRRPRYLPIAEHGLIGDLRTVALVGSNGTIDWYCCPAFDAPSVFAAILDAERGGSFELAATVPARTKQFYFPDTNVLITRFFTEDGVGEVQDFMPVVAESPGETGRHRLIRRVVCVRGTVPFRVLVAPRFDYGAAPHTVRTPGGLVLFESPAQSLALTSTVLLECDARDARADFKLSEGESAVFALDQVDGAVAPRACAHAEAEHEFNATVTYWRRWLHQSRYRGRWREMVHRSALTLKLLTYAPTGAIVAAPTTSLPEQLGGERNWDYRYVWVRDAAFAVYALLRLGFSGEAEAFMRFLTTHISPGCGDGSGPLQIMYGIDGRADLPERELLHLAGHQGSAPVRVGNAAAGQLQLDIYGALIDSIYLYDKWAQPIPSGQWDDVCHLVDWVCDHWDQPDEGVWETRGGRKNFLYSRLMCWVAIERAIRLATHRGLPADHRRWRQARDAIYRRIMDRGWSERLGAFVQYEGGDVLDASLLMMPLAKFIAPTDPKWLSTLDALTEGLVSDSLVYRYDPQASPDGLRGDEGTFSICSFWYVEALVRAGRLDEARLAFEKMLTYANHLGLYAEEIGRTGEQQGNFPQAFTHLSLISAAFNLDRALG; this is encoded by the coding sequence ATGGCCGAGACGCCGTACCCCGAGGACGCCCCGCGCCGCCCCCGCTACCTGCCCATCGCCGAGCACGGGCTCATCGGCGACCTGCGCACGGTGGCGCTGGTCGGCAGCAACGGCACGATCGACTGGTACTGCTGCCCGGCCTTCGACGCCCCCAGCGTCTTCGCGGCCATCCTGGACGCCGAGCGCGGCGGCTCCTTCGAACTGGCGGCCACCGTACCGGCCCGCACCAAGCAGTTCTACTTCCCCGACACCAACGTGCTGATCACCCGGTTCTTCACCGAGGACGGCGTCGGTGAGGTGCAGGACTTCATGCCGGTCGTCGCGGAGTCCCCCGGCGAGACCGGCCGGCACCGGCTGATCCGGCGTGTGGTGTGCGTCCGCGGCACCGTCCCCTTCCGGGTGCTGGTCGCTCCCCGCTTCGACTACGGCGCCGCCCCGCACACCGTGCGCACCCCCGGCGGCCTGGTCCTGTTCGAGTCGCCCGCCCAGTCACTGGCGCTCACCTCGACCGTCCTCCTGGAGTGCGACGCCCGCGACGCCCGCGCCGACTTCAAGCTGAGCGAGGGAGAGTCCGCCGTGTTCGCCCTCGACCAGGTCGACGGCGCGGTGGCCCCCCGCGCCTGCGCCCACGCCGAGGCGGAGCACGAGTTCAACGCCACGGTCACCTACTGGCGGCGCTGGCTGCACCAGTCCCGCTACCGGGGCCGGTGGCGCGAGATGGTGCACCGCTCGGCGCTCACCCTCAAGCTCCTCACCTACGCCCCCACCGGCGCCATCGTCGCCGCCCCCACCACCAGCCTGCCCGAACAGCTCGGCGGCGAGCGCAACTGGGACTACCGGTACGTGTGGGTGCGGGATGCCGCTTTCGCCGTCTACGCGCTGCTGCGGCTCGGCTTCAGTGGCGAGGCCGAGGCGTTCATGCGGTTCCTGACCACGCACATCAGCCCCGGCTGCGGCGACGGCTCCGGCCCGCTGCAGATCATGTACGGCATCGACGGCCGCGCCGACCTGCCCGAACGGGAGCTGCTGCACCTGGCCGGACACCAGGGCTCGGCCCCGGTCCGCGTCGGCAACGCCGCCGCCGGCCAGCTCCAGCTCGACATCTACGGCGCCCTGATCGACTCCATCTACCTGTACGACAAGTGGGCCCAGCCCATCCCCAGCGGCCAGTGGGACGACGTGTGCCACCTGGTCGACTGGGTCTGCGACCACTGGGACCAGCCCGACGAGGGCGTGTGGGAGACCCGCGGCGGGCGGAAGAACTTCCTCTACTCGCGGCTGATGTGCTGGGTCGCGATCGAGCGTGCCATCCGCCTCGCCACCCACCGGGGACTCCCGGCCGACCACCGGCGCTGGCGCCAGGCCCGCGACGCCATCTACCGGCGGATCATGGACCGCGGCTGGTCGGAGCGCCTGGGCGCCTTCGTGCAGTACGAGGGCGGCGACGTCCTGGACGCCTCCCTGCTGATGATGCCGCTCGCCAAGTTCATCGCCCCCACCGACCCCAAGTGGCTGTCCACCCTGGACGCCCTCACCGAGGGCCTCGTCTCCGACTCCCTCGTCTACCGCTACGACCCGCAGGCCAGCCCCGACGGCCTCCGCGGCGACGAGGGCACCTTCTCCATCTGCTCGTTCTGGTACGTCGAGGCACTCGTGCGGGCCGGCCGGCTCGACGAGGCCCGGCTGGCCTTCGAGAAGATGCTCACCTACGCCAACCACCTCGGCCTGTACGCCGAGGAGATCGGCCGCACCGGTGAACAACAGGGCAACTTCCCACAGGCCTTCACCCATCTGTCCCTGATCAGCGCCGCCTTCAACCTCGACCGCGCTCTGGGCTGA
- a CDS encoding lysylphosphatidylglycerol synthase domain-containing protein, giving the protein MTAPAELSASLGRRHARWQAGVCLAVLLGAVYLARRHWPAVESGAGRLAVADQGWLLVGAVAAMGTWAASALAQQGAVVPRLPGRRLAAAQFAASAANHLLPAGLGAGAVNLRFLMRCGLPAGRSAGALAVKAAAGATARLTLLALLAPACPGLLRLPRISPAAVAVALGVAVLVAVLLAGPLWPRCRRPLAAVLADIRALHACPARAAALWGGSVAFALLHALVLIAVTRAVGLPLAPLQVAVLYLAASSAAALLPTPGGLGSLDAALALAFTTAGTPGATAASAVLGYRLLTVWLPLLPGLLVLGVLVRSKAL; this is encoded by the coding sequence ATGACGGCGCCCGCGGAACTCTCCGCCTCCCTCGGCCGCCGGCACGCCCGCTGGCAGGCCGGCGTCTGCCTCGCCGTCCTGCTCGGCGCGGTGTACCTGGCCCGCCGGCACTGGCCCGCCGTCGAGAGCGGAGCCGGGCGGCTGGCGGTCGCCGACCAGGGCTGGCTGCTGGTCGGCGCGGTGGCGGCCATGGGCACCTGGGCGGCCTCCGCGCTCGCCCAGCAGGGTGCCGTCGTCCCGAGGCTGCCCGGACGCCGGCTGGCCGCGGCCCAGTTCGCCGCCTCCGCAGCCAACCACCTGCTGCCCGCGGGGCTCGGCGCGGGCGCGGTGAACCTCCGGTTCCTGATGCGCTGCGGGCTGCCGGCGGGGCGCTCGGCCGGTGCGCTCGCCGTCAAGGCCGCCGCCGGTGCCACCGCCCGCCTGACGCTGCTCGCGCTGCTCGCCCCGGCCTGCCCGGGCCTGCTGCGCCTCCCGCGCATCTCACCGGCGGCGGTCGCCGTCGCCCTGGGCGTCGCCGTCCTGGTGGCGGTCCTGCTCGCCGGGCCGCTGTGGCCGCGCTGCCGGCGGCCGCTGGCCGCCGTGCTGGCCGACATCCGCGCGCTGCACGCCTGCCCGGCCCGCGCGGCGGCCCTGTGGGGCGGCTCCGTGGCCTTCGCCCTGCTGCACGCCCTGGTCCTGATCGCCGTCACCCGGGCCGTCGGCCTGCCCCTCGCCCCGCTCCAGGTCGCCGTGCTGTACCTCGCGGCCAGCAGCGCCGCCGCCCTGCTGCCCACACCGGGCGGCCTCGGCTCGCTGGACGCCGCGCTGGCCCTCGCCTTCACCACCGCCGGCACCCCCGGCGCCACCGCCGCGTCCGCGGTGCTCGGCTACCGGCTGCTGACCGTGTGGCTGCCGCTGCTCCCCGGCCTGCTGGTGCTCGGGGTGCTGGTGCGCAGCAAAGCCCTGTGA
- a CDS encoding SpoIIE family protein phosphatase/ATP-binding protein: MLRSAVTGRSVAGQVFLLQVVIVLLLVVSAVVAQVLQVRHDSDTEATNRSLAVAQTFANAPGTAAALRSAHPTALLQPRAEATRKATGVDFVVVMNTDGVRYTHPKPDRIGKKFVGTTAPALAGGTVVEHITGTIGPLVQVVVPVKDSAGTVVGLVSAGVTTAHVGGAADQQLPLLLAAAAAALVLATAGTALVSRRLLRQTHGLGPYEMTRMYEHHDAVLHAVREGVLIVGGDGRLLLANDEAHRLLDLPADAERRHVLELGLDDETAGLLASGRVATDEVHLVKDRLLAINQRPTDLRGGPPGSVTTLRDSTELRALSGRAEVTRERLNMLYDAGVGIGTSLDVTRTAEELAALAVPRFADFATLDLFDAVLNGEEPRPGTALRRTACAGVRKGAPLYPVGERIRFVATSPQARALTTGQSVVVGRLRDAPGWRAQDLERTDQVLGYGIHSLISVPVRAGSLVLGVANFWRAEKPQPFDSEELALAEELVARAAVSIDNARRYTREHSMAVTLQRSLLPRTLPEQGALELAYRYLPAQAGVGGDWFDVLPLSGARVALVVGDVVGHGLHAAATMGRLRTAVHNFSSLDLPPDELLGLLDELVGRLDQDESPGTGGAVVTGATCLYAIYDPVSRRCALARAGHPPPALVHPDGTVEFPEVPAGPPLGLGGLPFETAELELAEGSRLVLYTDGLVEDRERDIDEGLDLLRDALLRTPDASPEDTCRTVLDRLPARPSDDVALIVARTLVLGDDRVAQWEVPSDPAAVSEVRASVTRRLADWDLEELAFTTELILSELVTNAIRYGRAPIGVRLLRDRTLICEVSDSSTTSPHLRYAASTDEGGRGLFLVAQLAERWGTRYTPHGKVIWAEQPLP; the protein is encoded by the coding sequence ATGCTGCGGTCGGCGGTGACCGGGCGCAGCGTGGCCGGTCAGGTGTTCCTGCTGCAAGTGGTGATCGTGCTGCTGCTGGTCGTCTCGGCGGTGGTGGCCCAGGTGCTCCAGGTGCGGCACGACAGCGACACGGAGGCGACGAACCGTTCCCTCGCCGTGGCCCAGACCTTCGCCAACGCTCCCGGCACGGCAGCCGCCCTGCGCTCCGCGCACCCCACGGCCCTACTGCAGCCGCGCGCGGAAGCCACCCGCAAGGCGACCGGGGTGGACTTCGTCGTCGTGATGAACACCGACGGCGTTCGCTACACGCATCCCAAGCCCGACCGCATCGGCAAGAAGTTCGTCGGCACGACCGCACCGGCGCTGGCCGGCGGCACGGTCGTCGAGCACATCACCGGCACGATCGGCCCGCTGGTGCAGGTCGTGGTGCCGGTGAAGGACTCCGCCGGCACGGTGGTGGGACTGGTGTCGGCGGGCGTCACCACCGCGCACGTCGGCGGGGCCGCCGACCAGCAGCTGCCGTTGCTGCTCGCGGCGGCGGCCGCCGCCCTCGTGCTGGCCACCGCGGGTACCGCGCTGGTCAGCAGACGGCTGCTGCGCCAGACGCACGGCCTCGGGCCGTACGAGATGACCCGGATGTACGAGCACCACGACGCGGTGCTCCACGCGGTCCGGGAGGGTGTGCTGATCGTCGGCGGCGACGGCCGGCTGCTGCTCGCCAACGACGAGGCGCACCGCCTGCTGGACCTGCCGGCGGACGCCGAGCGGCGGCACGTGCTGGAGCTGGGCCTGGACGACGAGACGGCGGGGCTGCTGGCCTCGGGCCGGGTCGCCACGGACGAGGTGCACCTGGTCAAGGACCGCCTCCTGGCGATCAACCAGCGGCCCACCGACCTGCGCGGCGGCCCGCCCGGCAGCGTCACCACGCTGCGCGACTCCACCGAGCTGCGCGCCCTGTCGGGCCGCGCGGAGGTGACCCGGGAGCGGCTGAACATGCTGTACGACGCCGGGGTGGGCATCGGTACCAGCCTGGACGTGACCCGGACCGCGGAGGAGCTGGCCGCACTGGCCGTGCCCCGGTTCGCGGACTTCGCGACGCTCGACCTGTTCGACGCGGTGCTGAACGGCGAGGAGCCGCGGCCGGGGACGGCGCTGCGCCGCACGGCCTGCGCGGGCGTCCGCAAGGGCGCCCCGCTGTACCCGGTCGGCGAGCGGATCCGGTTCGTGGCCACCTCGCCGCAGGCGCGCGCCCTGACGACCGGGCAGTCGGTCGTGGTGGGCCGGCTGCGCGACGCGCCCGGCTGGCGCGCGCAGGACCTGGAGCGCACCGACCAGGTGCTGGGGTACGGAATCCACTCGCTGATCTCCGTGCCGGTGCGGGCGGGCAGTCTGGTGCTGGGCGTGGCGAACTTCTGGCGCGCGGAGAAGCCGCAGCCGTTCGACTCCGAGGAACTGGCGCTCGCGGAGGAGCTGGTGGCACGGGCGGCGGTGTCGATCGACAACGCCCGCCGGTACACCCGCGAGCACAGCATGGCGGTCACGCTGCAGCGCAGCCTGCTGCCGCGCACCCTGCCCGAGCAGGGCGCCCTGGAGCTCGCCTACCGCTATCTGCCCGCGCAGGCCGGCGTGGGCGGTGACTGGTTCGACGTGCTGCCGCTGTCCGGTGCCCGGGTGGCCCTCGTCGTCGGGGACGTCGTCGGGCACGGGTTGCACGCGGCGGCGACCATGGGCCGGCTGCGCACGGCCGTGCACAACTTCTCCTCCCTCGACCTGCCCCCGGACGAACTCCTCGGCCTGCTGGACGAGCTGGTCGGCCGGCTCGACCAGGACGAGAGCCCGGGGACGGGCGGGGCCGTGGTGACGGGTGCGACCTGCCTGTACGCGATCTACGACCCGGTGTCCCGGCGGTGCGCCCTGGCCCGGGCCGGCCATCCACCGCCCGCGCTGGTGCACCCGGACGGCACCGTGGAGTTCCCGGAGGTGCCCGCCGGTCCGCCGTTGGGCCTGGGCGGGCTGCCGTTCGAGACGGCGGAGCTGGAGCTGGCGGAGGGCAGCCGGCTGGTGCTGTACACCGACGGTCTGGTGGAGGACCGGGAACGGGACATCGACGAGGGGCTCGATCTGCTGCGCGACGCGCTGCTCCGGACGCCGGACGCCTCCCCCGAGGACACCTGCCGTACCGTGCTGGACCGGTTGCCGGCCCGGCCGAGCGACGACGTGGCGCTGATCGTCGCCCGCACCCTGGTACTGGGCGACGACCGGGTCGCGCAGTGGGAGGTGCCCTCCGACCCGGCGGCCGTGTCGGAGGTACGGGCCTCGGTGACCCGGCGGCTGGCCGACTGGGACCTGGAGGAGCTGGCGTTCACGACGGAGCTGATCCTGAGCGAGCTGGTCACCAACGCGATCCGCTACGGGCGCGCACCGATCGGGGTCCGGCTGCTGCGTGACCGCACGCTGATCTGCGAGGTCTCCGACAGCAGCACGACCTCGCCGCACCTGCGGTACGCGGCGAGCACGGACGAGGGCGGCCGGGGCCTGTTCCTGGTCGCGCAGCTCGCCGAACGGTGGGGCACCCGGTACACCCCGCACGGCAAGGTGATCTGGGCGGAACAGCCGCTGCCCTGA
- a CDS encoding DUF5709 domain-containing protein: MSDQQSEQTPMADDAYQPTGTNEEQEDAGPLDLQDAVGERTYDDMLDEGYSPPERPLGVTRHGTTAAEQQAGETLDERLGQEVPDVTAPPGDGVGDLPGGEGEPVDPEAGESRAGRLVAPDEGAHTDTTKEEVARDVGIDGGAAGAEEAAMHVVPDETELPE, translated from the coding sequence ATGAGCGACCAGCAGTCCGAGCAGACCCCGATGGCCGACGACGCCTACCAGCCCACCGGCACCAACGAGGAACAGGAGGACGCCGGGCCCCTGGACCTGCAGGACGCGGTCGGTGAACGCACCTACGACGACATGCTCGACGAGGGCTACTCCCCACCGGAACGCCCGCTGGGCGTCACCCGGCACGGCACCACCGCCGCCGAGCAGCAGGCCGGGGAGACCCTGGACGAACGGCTCGGCCAGGAGGTCCCGGACGTGACCGCACCGCCCGGCGACGGCGTCGGCGACCTCCCCGGCGGCGAGGGCGAGCCGGTCGACCCCGAGGCCGGCGAGTCCCGCGCCGGCCGACTCGTCGCCCCGGACGAGGGCGCCCACACCGACACCACCAAGGAGGAGGTCGCCCGGGACGTGGGCATCGACGGGGGAGCGGCCGGGGCGGAGGAGGCGGCGATGCACGTGGTACCGGACGAGACGGAACTGCCGGAGTAG
- a CDS encoding PadR family transcriptional regulator, which translates to MTRAAFFVLTALADQPRHGYGILREVEELSDGEVQLRVGTLYGVLDRLTADGLIVLDREEVQQGRLRRYYRLTDEGVAALDAEAERMAAGAGAAKRRIAAGRRAGAPARPAPGGTAGLEPPTAPGLAGGFA; encoded by the coding sequence ATGACCCGAGCGGCGTTCTTCGTCCTCACGGCGCTCGCCGACCAGCCGCGGCACGGCTACGGCATCCTGCGCGAGGTCGAGGAACTCTCCGACGGTGAGGTGCAGTTGCGGGTGGGCACGCTGTACGGCGTGCTGGACCGGCTCACCGCGGACGGCCTGATCGTGCTGGACCGTGAGGAGGTGCAGCAGGGGCGGCTGCGGCGCTACTACCGGCTCACCGACGAGGGCGTGGCGGCCCTCGACGCGGAGGCCGAGCGGATGGCCGCCGGTGCCGGGGCCGCCAAGCGGCGCATCGCCGCCGGCCGCCGCGCCGGCGCCCCGGCCCGTCCCGCCCCCGGGGGTACCGCGGGCCTCGAACCCCCGACCGCACCCGGACTCGCGGGAGGCTTCGCGTGA
- a CDS encoding DUF1232 domain-containing protein: protein MDTTTTLLVIAAVVAAVLLAVAVGLLVRLVRARRTLRRAGLPTGPRWVFWGAVAYLLLPTDLLPDPVYLDDIGVLLLALRSLRTTRPLPRGTADS, encoded by the coding sequence ATGGACACGACCACGACCCTGCTGGTGATCGCCGCCGTCGTCGCGGCGGTGCTGCTCGCCGTCGCGGTGGGCCTGCTCGTCCGGCTGGTGCGTGCGCGGCGGACACTGCGGCGGGCGGGGCTGCCGACGGGACCGCGGTGGGTGTTCTGGGGCGCGGTCGCGTATCTGCTGCTGCCCACCGACCTGCTGCCCGACCCGGTCTACCTGGACGACATCGGCGTCCTGCTCCTGGCCCTGCGCAGCCTGCGCACCACCCGGCCGCTGCCCCGCGGGACGGCCGACTCCTGA